The genomic DNA AGCCGTCGTCGCCCTGGAATCGCCCGTCGACCTCGACCGCTTCCCCTCCGGCGGAGTACTCGTCACCGGCATCACCGACCCGGACTGGGAACCGATCATGAAGCGCGCCTCCGCGATCGTCACCGACCACGGCGGACGCACATCGCATGCCGCCATCGTCAGCCGGGAGCTCGGGGTTCCCGCCGTCGTCGGCACCGGCCGGGCCACCGGGACACTGCGCGACGGCCAGGACGTGACCGTCTCCTGCGCCGAGGGCGGGAGCGGCAGGGTGTACGCGGGCCTGCTCGCGTACGACGAGACCGAGACCGACCTCGCCGGCCTGCCGGCCACCCGGACCCGCATCATGCTGAACCTCGCCGACCCGTCCGCGGCCTTCCGCTGGTGGCGGCTGCCGGCCGACGGCGTGGGGCTCGCCCGGCTGGAGTTCGTCGTCGCGCACCAGGTCAAGGCCCACCCGATGGCTCTTCTGCACCCGGAACGACTGGACCACCACGACCGCCGCCTGATCGACCAGCTCACCGAGGGCTACCTCGACCGGGGCCAGTACTTCGTCGACCGCCTTGCCCAAGGAGTCGCTCGCATCGCCGCATCCCGCTGGCCCGCCCCCGTCGTGGTACGCACCAGTGACTTCAAGACCAACGAGTACGCACGTCTGCTCGGCGGCCGCCCCTTCGAGCCGGTCGAAGCCAACCCGATGATCGGCTGGCGCGGCGCGAGCCGCTACTACAGCGACGGATACAGGGAGGGCTTCGCCCTGGAATGCCGTGCGCTGCGCCGGGTCCGGGACGAGATGGGCCTGGCGAACGTCATCGTCATGATCCCGTTCTGCCGCACCCTCGAAGAAGCGGACCTGGTCCTGGAAGTCATGGCCGAACAGGGCCTGCGCCGCGGTGAGAACGGGCTCAAGGTGTATGTCATGGCGGAGATTCCCGCCAACATCATCCTGGCCCAGGAGTTCGCCGAGCGCTTCGACGGCTTCTCCATCGGCAGCAACGACCTCACTCAACTCACCCTGGGGGTCGACCGCGACTCCGAAGCCCTCGCCCATGTCTTCGACGAGAACGATCCCGCAGTCACCCGCAGTATCGAACTCCTTGTCCATCGCGCCCGGTCCGTCGGTCGAACGGTAGGCCTGTGCGGCCAACGCCCCAGCGACGACCCCGCGTTCACCGAACTGCTGGTCGTGGCCGGCATCGACTCGATCTCCGTGGCGCCGGACAGTTTCGCGGCGGTCAAGCAGCACGTGGCCGCCGCCGAACTCAAGCGGTACGGGCCGCGCTGAGCTGTCCCCACCGAGCCCCATGCCGTCCCATGGATGAGAGGGAGGCCATGTCGGATACGTAGCCACAACGGGGAGGAACAGCCGCAGCCCTGTCCGAGGTCACCCAGGTCGGGCACGCGGGGTGTGCCGAACAGGGCGGAGGGACGACATGCTCAGGGCTCACCTGGAGAAGGGCCCGCTACGACGATTGTTCGGCCGCCGTTCGAATGAACTGTGGCGTGCAGCCGACCGCATGCGGAGCCGCTGGATCATTGCCTTCGCGCTCGCTCCGATCCTCGCCGTGCTCTGCGCGGTGGCCATCGGGATGGCTGTATGGAACACCGAAATCACTGGCGCCCACGCGGAATCCCTGCATCGGCACAGGGTCTCGGCGACGACGGTCGGTGAGACCGTCCGGGCGCCCCCTGAGCCGTCCAACGGCGTCCGGACGGCAACGGCCCAGACCGTCTGGGAGTACCCCTCTTCCCACCGGCACAGGGACAGGGTCCCGGTCCCGGCCGACACCCCTGTGGGCGGGACCGTCGTGGTCTGGGTGGATGACGCGGGCCGGGAGACGGCGGCTCCTCCCTCCGGCAGCGAACTCGCCTCCACTGCCGTTGCCGCGGGGGTCGCTGCCTTCGCGGTATTCGCCCTCTCCGCAGGGGGAGTTGTCCGGCTCGGGCTCCGTCGCGTCGATGCGCGCAGCCTGGCCGAGTGGGGCCGGGAATGGGAGCTCGTCGAGCCCCACTGGTCCGGCCGGGAGCGCCGGGGACCGGGAGCCGAAGAAGACTGAAGCCCCGGTCCCGTCCTGGAGGCGGACACCACCACCAGCACGCTCGCCGGCCACGGCACCGCCGCTGCGGCACCCCCACAGGGACATGCCGGACACCGGCGACGAAATCCCGACGCGCACCGTGGAGGACCTGGGCGGACGCGTGAAGCGAACGGCCTACAAGGACAAGCAGGCCGCCGGGGGCATGTACGGCTAGGGGTGTGCGATCGCGGCATCGCGCAGGAACGCCTCTGCACACCCGGAGCGCATCTCGGCACTGGTGACGGGCGCGAGGTCACGGGCGGAGGACCACTCCTCGGCGTGGACGAGATGGAGCTGAACCTCGCGCAGGAGCGCTTCCTGAGCGGCCCCGTGGGCTGCCGCCATACTCTCCGCCGAGCTGTCGAGGCCGACAGCGACGAGTCCGTTCAGCTTGGTCATTCTCATGCCTCTCCGACGGGGTCCGGCCTGTGATCGGGAATACTTGGCCGCCATGTCGCGGCGGCACGGCGGGGATGCATCGGTCATGGGACGGGAGCGGACCAGCGCGACGACTGCGAGCAGCGCGGGCCCGCCGCCACCTCGTCGCACGCCCTTCACCGCACCGATCGAGAAGCCGGTCACGAGGTAGCCGGCGTACCGGGCTCCGCTCGACGTCGGCTGCGAACACGAACGAGAAGAATGCGTTCACGCTCCACGCGACCAGCCTGAGCCACCGTGTCCCGGCGGTGTCTTCGAAGGCGGCGTTCTGAGGGACGGCGATGGCCTCTCGGGTCATCAACGCGTTTGCTTCTCGATGCCTCACCGCCTTCTCCTACCGCCCGGTGGCCTTCGATGAGCTGATCGACATGTCGTTGTGCCCGTGGTTGAGCCGATTGACCGCGTCCACCACTCCGTCGGGGCTCCCGCACAGCTGCGTCACGACGGGCACCAGGCCGTGCCGTTCCACTGTGCCGATGACGGACACCACACCCGTCGATGACCTCGACGGCCGGAGCCGAAGGCCTGAGCCGCAGTGCGCGGGTCGGCACGTCTTCCCGGATCGCTTGCGCTATTTCGACATCACGTCTGTGGAGCAGGTCCGCTTCCGACGCGATGCCCACAGGCCGTTCGATGATCCGCCCAATCCCACGAGCGCGACCGGGGGAGATGAGCAGAGCGGCCGTCGACGCACGATAATCAGACGTGGACGAGAAGAACACTTCCCGGCCGATCGCCGGGCGTCCCTCGCTGAACGCGGAGAAGACGGCCTTGTCGGCGAGCAGGGTCTCGACATCGAGGAGCCCCATGTGGCATCCACACCTGGCATCCGACGCTGTCACAGCGTTCCACACGGAGGTGAAGGACCCGGGACCGACCTGACCTGCCCCGAACGTGTGGATGCCTTTCTCCGCCATGAACCGGGAACTACCGCCCTTCGGAGCCTGAGCGGTCCATAAGGGCGGGGGAACCGAAGCGCCAGCCTGAGTGCACGGACTCTTGGTGGCGCTTCGAGGAGGAATTATGGAAGGCACCACGAACAACACGGGGCCGGGCTTCGTCGTAGTCGGCGTCGACGGATCTGACCCGGCATGCCGGGCTGCGCTGTGGGCGGCTGCCGAGGCCTCGCGCCGTGATCGCCCGCTGCACATCGTGTACGGGTCCGACACGGATGGCCGAGCCCTCTACGTCTCGGCAGAGAGCATCGAACACGTCCGCCAGGCAGGCCGGGAGCTGCTGGGCGCCACCGCCGACGTGGTATCGGGCCGGTTCCCCGGCCTGAGTGT from Streptomyces sp. NBC_00654 includes the following:
- the ppsA gene encoding phosphoenolpyruvate synthase, which gives rise to MASTRRVIPLAELGRQDVGRVGGKNASLGEMTAHLASAGVRVPPGYATTADAYEELLDARGLRGSIEEQLGRLQEGTPSDQVGAAIRSMILAEPLPDGLRAEIISAYAQLAAEQGREAPEVAVRSSATAEDLPEASFAGQQESYLNVRGAAQLLESVHRCYASLFTDRALDYRERMGFDHLSVALSVGIQVMVRSDRAGAGVMFTLDPESGFPEVIVVSAAWGLGETVVSGQVDPDEYTIFKPSLKDPVLTPVIDVRIGAKRQKAVYAEHGLTRTVDTTGEERSRRVLTDAEVRLLADWALTVEEHYGCPMDLEWAKDGLTGDLWIVQARPETVQSRRLPSTLRRCRLTAPPGEALIDGIAVGEAIGRGAVVALESPVDLDRFPSGGVLVTGITDPDWEPIMKRASAIVTDHGGRTSHAAIVSRELGVPAVVGTGRATGTLRDGQDVTVSCAEGGSGRVYAGLLAYDETETDLAGLPATRTRIMLNLADPSAAFRWWRLPADGVGLARLEFVVAHQVKAHPMALLHPERLDHHDRRLIDQLTEGYLDRGQYFVDRLAQGVARIAASRWPAPVVVRTSDFKTNEYARLLGGRPFEPVEANPMIGWRGASRYYSDGYREGFALECRALRRVRDEMGLANVIVMIPFCRTLEEADLVLEVMAEQGLRRGENGLKVYVMAEIPANIILAQEFAERFDGFSIGSNDLTQLTLGVDRDSEALAHVFDENDPAVTRSIELLVHRARSVGRTVGLCGQRPSDDPAFTELLVVAGIDSISVAPDSFAAVKQHVAAAELKRYGPR